Proteins from a single region of Desulfolutivibrio sulfoxidireducens:
- a CDS encoding DUF1800 domain-containing protein, producing MGRGSTTFFSRRWRGFFSGAPGPSGCVLAACLLLLWPAGPSLAGEMSPEHKITHVIDRLTYGPAPGDIERVRAMGVAAFIEEQLEPDALPESRELAARLESLGTVRLGAVDLFREYGPTPDTGGGLGPSQVLAARDRAGVVAREAVQARLLRAMAAPGQLRELLVDFWYNHFNVDAGHGLARIWAGAYEREAIRPHAMGRFLDLLAATAMHPAMLIYLENWRNVAPRDDGGGDGEAISPDSDGYEAKAPDREADAERTGGLDETYAGTLLAVHTLGDDAAFAARDRTALARVFTGWRLGAPRSETDKNGFFFDQAAHDPTDKVFLGKTIPGGGIAEGAAALRILAGHPATAKHVCRKLAAFFLAGEPSRGLVGRLAEIFLRSEGDIRAVLRALFADPEFFDESRYAAGVKTPLRTVVSAVRAIGTPPDDVTPLAGVLARMGTPLFHCPDPAGYPGPGAFPTSRDMAARVAFAVGLVSGELPLWREKPPGLAVEKLLSTLGTSPAPEADKPAKKGRAARTAPKTSPRRDPAAILAGPGFLRY from the coding sequence ATGGGGCGCGGGAGCACGACTTTTTTTTCGCGGCGTTGGCGAGGTTTTTTTTCGGGCGCGCCAGGCCCGAGCGGATGCGTCCTGGCCGCCTGCCTGCTTCTGCTGTGGCCCGCCGGGCCGTCCCTGGCCGGGGAGATGTCTCCCGAACACAAGATCACGCATGTCATAGACCGCCTGACCTACGGCCCGGCCCCCGGCGACATCGAACGGGTGCGGGCCATGGGCGTTGCGGCCTTCATCGAGGAGCAACTCGAACCCGACGCCCTTCCCGAGTCCAGGGAGTTGGCGGCCCGGCTCGAATCCCTGGGTACCGTCCGCCTTGGCGCGGTGGATCTCTTCCGCGAATACGGCCCCACCCCGGATACGGGCGGGGGCCTGGGGCCAAGCCAGGTCCTGGCCGCCCGGGACCGGGCCGGGGTGGTGGCCCGGGAGGCGGTTCAGGCCAGGCTTTTGCGGGCCATGGCCGCGCCGGGGCAGCTTCGCGAGCTTCTCGTGGATTTCTGGTACAACCACTTCAACGTGGACGCGGGGCATGGACTGGCCCGGATCTGGGCCGGGGCCTATGAGCGCGAGGCCATCCGCCCCCACGCCATGGGTCGGTTCCTGGACCTCCTGGCGGCCACGGCCATGCATCCGGCCATGCTCATCTACCTGGAAAACTGGCGCAACGTGGCCCCCCGGGACGACGGCGGAGGCGACGGGGAGGCGATTTCGCCCGACTCGGACGGTTACGAGGCCAAGGCCCCGGACCGGGAGGCGGATGCCGAACGGACCGGCGGTCTGGACGAGACCTATGCCGGGACACTCCTGGCCGTCCATACCCTGGGGGACGACGCGGCTTTCGCCGCCCGGGATCGGACCGCCCTGGCCCGGGTGTTCACCGGCTGGCGTCTGGGCGCGCCCCGGTCGGAGACGGACAAGAACGGCTTTTTCTTCGATCAGGCGGCCCATGACCCGACCGACAAGGTCTTTTTAGGCAAGACCATCCCCGGCGGCGGCATCGCCGAGGGCGCGGCGGCCCTGCGCATCCTGGCCGGGCATCCGGCCACGGCCAAACACGTGTGCCGCAAGCTGGCCGCCTTTTTCCTGGCCGGGGAACCCTCGCGGGGGCTTGTGGGGCGTCTGGCCGAGATCTTTTTGCGTTCCGAAGGGGACATCCGGGCGGTGCTGCGGGCGCTTTTCGCCGACCCGGAATTTTTCGACGAATCGCGCTACGCCGCCGGGGTCAAGACGCCGCTACGCACCGTGGTCTCGGCCGTGCGGGCCATCGGAACCCCGCCGGACGACGTGACCCCCCTGGCCGGGGTCCTGGCCCGCATGGGCACGCCCCTGTTTCACTGCCCGGACCCGGCCGGCTACCCCGGACCCGGAGCCTTTCCGACCTCCAGGGACATGGCCGCCCGGGTGGCCTTCGCCGTGGGCCTTGTCTCGGGCGAACTGCCGCTATGGCGGGAAAAGCCCCCGGGACTGGCTGTGGAAAAACTTCTTTCGACCCTGGGCACATCGCCCGCGCCGGAGGCGGACAAGCCCGCCAAAAAGGGCCGGGCGGCCAGGACCGCCCCCAAAACCTCCCCGCGGCGCGATCCGGCCGCCATCCTGGCCGGCCCGGGATTTTTGCGGTACTGA
- a CDS encoding response regulator encodes MSHPPRTLPMSRTAGPAGFVNVLVVAENEGHARIDRDFLKKARIFGPRVVFSAAKARAVLERHGADLILCDGRLADTDGLSFAAWLKAQPGLKTIPVIMASVVNRREAVLDAARLGLCGYMIRPYSEATFFKYLEMARAMRAFTADVATAFARERRSASETVPAGDKSDAARAPELPDEAPRHYRLGLRRLAAKDYDGAAVAFSRATAINALYVEAHLGLAETWKAKGDERRYREAMKRAAEACARARRFEELRDRFVELLKKDREGFNPFFALGNESQRARDYAGAVAAYREALVLTPEKGDIHIELGKAYHFLRRRDLAIKAVTRGLGLCGEHAEGQALLARLTGREPEALLPMEAARDGRAATLPWAVRVACRVAGVLTEGLYKVRRLAA; translated from the coding sequence ATGTCGCACCCGCCGCGCACGCTGCCCATGTCCCGAACCGCCGGCCCGGCCGGATTCGTCAATGTCCTGGTGGTGGCCGAAAACGAGGGCCACGCCCGCATCGACCGGGATTTCCTGAAAAAAGCCCGCATCTTCGGCCCCAGGGTGGTCTTTTCCGCGGCCAAGGCCCGGGCCGTGCTGGAACGCCACGGCGCGGACCTGATCCTGTGCGACGGCCGCCTCGCCGACACGGACGGACTGTCCTTCGCGGCCTGGCTCAAGGCCCAGCCGGGTCTGAAGACCATCCCCGTGATCATGGCCAGTGTCGTCAACCGCCGGGAGGCGGTCCTCGACGCCGCCCGCCTGGGACTGTGCGGCTACATGATCCGGCCCTATTCCGAGGCCACCTTTTTCAAATATCTGGAGATGGCCAGGGCCATGCGCGCCTTTACCGCCGATGTGGCCACCGCGTTCGCCCGGGAAAGGCGGTCCGCATCGGAGACCGTCCCGGCCGGCGACAAAAGCGATGCGGCCCGCGCCCCGGAGCTGCCGGACGAGGCCCCCAGGCACTACCGGCTGGGCCTGCGCCGCCTGGCCGCCAAGGACTACGACGGGGCCGCCGTGGCCTTTTCCCGGGCCACGGCCATAAACGCCCTGTATGTGGAGGCCCATCTGGGTCTGGCCGAGACCTGGAAGGCCAAGGGCGACGAACGCCGCTACCGGGAGGCCATGAAACGGGCCGCCGAGGCCTGCGCCCGGGCCAGGCGCTTCGAGGAGTTGCGGGACAGGTTCGTGGAGCTGCTCAAAAAGGACCGGGAGGGATTTAACCCCTTTTTCGCCCTGGGCAACGAGAGCCAGCGGGCCAGGGATTACGCCGGGGCCGTGGCCGCCTACCGGGAGGCCCTGGTCCTGACCCCGGAAAAGGGCGACATCCACATCGAACTGGGCAAGGCCTATCATTTTCTGCGCCGTCGGGATCTCGCGATCAAGGCCGTGACCAGGGGGCTTGGCCTGTGCGGGGAGCACGCCGAGGGCCAGGCCCTTCTGGCCCGGCTTACCGGACGCGAGCCGGAGGCGCTTTTGCCCATGGAGGCGGCGCGGGATGGCCGGGCAGCAACCCTGCCCTGGGCCGTGCGGGTGGCCTGCCGGGTGGCCGGGGTGCTCACCGAGGGGCTGTACAAGGTCCGCCGGCTGGCCGCCTGA
- a CDS encoding aldehyde ferredoxin oxidoreductase C-terminal domain-containing protein, protein MRAKPGAILRVHLGPPGLKTETVPHPSPSGFPGGRGLAVMELFHRAHLPFDDPDMPLCLAAGPLAGTAAPLCGRAVVASVSPLTNTLLDAQAGGRLAVELARSGLLGVSITGRALVPSGLEIVDGRTMLRPCPDLAGLCTPEIFSRLAFPGEVLRVGPAAASGAALAAVVVGQRGEALRGGLGLSFAAKNLVYVAIHGTNPVPVADPARLGHAREDVLRLVAASPALAGGHGFARFGTAALLDLTDSLCMTPTRNFRDTRFAAEKMVNAPALARLFSPRRVGCLACPVPCAKIAHDGRMLPGIDALSHLTALVDNADPRLAVAATALCADLGLDPVSAASALACHAEITGEALFSSRIPGLLGDMAHGRGLGRELAGGAAAYARGRGRPETAMAVKSLELPAFDPRGACGLALSYAVSTKGGCYLRALAIGHEVLRKPVATDRFEFAGKARMVAQSENALAALESLAACPLVFLAASLEEYAPILSAVTGVETTAGELLRIGERVVAAERMANARRGFSAADDDLPARFFTEPGTPGEDFAVPAIDRQAFLAARAAYYRIRGLTPDGLPGAETAREPGRPWTD, encoded by the coding sequence ATGCGCGCAAAACCCGGCGCCATCCTGCGCGTCCACCTCGGCCCGCCCGGCCTGAAGACCGAGACCGTCCCCCACCCCAGCCCATCCGGTTTTCCCGGCGGCCGGGGGCTTGCGGTCATGGAACTCTTTCACCGGGCGCATCTTCCCTTTGACGATCCGGACATGCCCCTGTGCCTGGCCGCCGGCCCGCTGGCCGGCACCGCCGCGCCCCTGTGCGGCCGGGCCGTGGTGGCCTCGGTCTCGCCCCTGACGAACACCCTCCTCGACGCCCAGGCCGGCGGCCGGCTGGCCGTGGAACTGGCCCGGTCCGGGCTTTTGGGGGTGTCCATAACCGGGCGCGCGCTCGTACCCTCGGGCCTGGAGATCGTGGACGGACGGACGATGCTTCGGCCCTGTCCGGACCTGGCCGGACTGTGCACGCCGGAGATTTTTTCCCGGCTGGCCTTTCCCGGGGAGGTCCTGCGCGTGGGACCGGCGGCGGCAAGCGGCGCGGCCCTGGCCGCCGTGGTCGTGGGCCAAAGAGGCGAGGCGCTTCGGGGCGGGCTCGGGCTGTCGTTTGCGGCCAAGAACCTGGTCTACGTGGCCATCCACGGCACGAATCCCGTGCCCGTGGCCGACCCCGCACGCCTGGGCCACGCCCGGGAGGACGTCCTGCGCCTGGTGGCCGCCTCGCCGGCCCTGGCCGGAGGTCACGGTTTCGCCCGGTTCGGCACGGCCGCGCTTTTGGACCTGACCGACAGCCTGTGCATGACCCCCACCCGAAACTTCCGGGACACCCGCTTCGCGGCCGAAAAAATGGTCAACGCCCCGGCCCTGGCCCGGCTTTTCTCCCCGCGCCGCGTCGGCTGCCTAGCCTGCCCGGTCCCGTGCGCCAAGATCGCCCACGACGGCCGGATGCTGCCCGGCATCGACGCCCTGTCCCACCTGACGGCCCTGGTGGACAACGCCGACCCGCGTCTGGCCGTGGCCGCCACCGCCCTGTGCGCGGACCTGGGCCTGGACCCGGTGTCCGCGGCCTCGGCCCTGGCCTGTCACGCCGAGATCACCGGCGAGGCCCTTTTCTCCTCCCGCATCCCGGGGCTTCTGGGCGACATGGCCCACGGCCGGGGCCTTGGCCGGGAGCTGGCCGGGGGGGCGGCGGCCTACGCCCGGGGCAGGGGCCGGCCCGAGACGGCCATGGCCGTCAAGTCCCTGGAACTGCCGGCCTTCGACCCGCGCGGGGCCTGCGGCCTGGCCTTGTCCTACGCCGTGTCCACCAAGGGCGGCTGCTATTTGCGGGCCTTGGCCATCGGCCACGAGGTGCTGCGCAAGCCCGTGGCCACGGACCGCTTCGAGTTCGCGGGCAAGGCCCGCATGGTGGCCCAGTCCGAAAACGCCCTGGCCGCCCTGGAGAGCCTGGCGGCCTGTCCCCTCGTGTTCCTGGCCGCCTCGCTTGAGGAATACGCCCCGATACTTTCCGCCGTGACCGGCGTGGAGACGACCGCCGGGGAGCTTCTCCGGATCGGGGAGCGGGTGGTCGCCGCCGAGCGGATGGCCAATGCCCGGCGCGGCTTCTCGGCCGCCGACGACGACCTGCCGGCCCGCTTTTTCACCGAGCCAGGCACGCCCGGCGAGGACTTCGCCGTCCCGGCCATCGACCGCCAGGCCTTTTTGGCCGCCCGGGCCGCCTATTACCGCATCCGGGGCCTGACCCCGGACGGCCTGCCCGGGGCCGAAACGGCCCGGGAACCGGGGCGGCCATGGACCGACTGA
- a CDS encoding class II aldolase/adducin family protein, whose amino-acid sequence MDRLIAGYAGKLVRAGLCAPDEAVLCARDDAFFFSRPEGPDTALVSGVAEGLGAGAAILVRPARPCREAAAFFARAALRESGPDHAAIFPRDCETRTFLHDLPVIPGPGWPPRPDRTAVSDAVSALSRRKGAVFADGTLLAPGGLALEQAFVTASSMIFACMVKFFSDYLAHVRENTLPAGMEAAMARVLDGLDDPPPPLAALSLARGPFADAAPARAAMAQAGRLTVRCGLVDSAFGNVSCLLGDVLHISRTGAALDELEGQIDACPLDNSSCAALTASSEFVAHARIVTETTARVVLHGHPLYSVILSMDCGETDCPDRGRCHVACRAARFLWDAPIVPGEVGGGPRGLARTLPPALVGRRAAMVYGHGLFAVDQTDFNAAFAAMLEIERRSRDEVLARVGEA is encoded by the coding sequence ATGGACCGACTGATCGCGGGATACGCGGGCAAGCTGGTCCGGGCCGGATTGTGCGCCCCGGACGAGGCCGTGCTTTGTGCCCGCGACGACGCCTTTTTCTTCAGCCGGCCCGAAGGCCCGGACACGGCCCTCGTGTCCGGCGTGGCCGAGGGCCTGGGGGCCGGGGCGGCCATCCTGGTCCGACCCGCCCGGCCCTGCCGCGAGGCCGCCGCCTTTTTCGCCAGGGCCGCCCTGCGCGAGTCCGGACCGGACCACGCCGCCATCTTTCCCCGGGACTGCGAGACCCGCACCTTCCTGCACGACCTGCCGGTCATCCCCGGCCCAGGCTGGCCGCCGCGACCGGACCGGACGGCGGTTTCGGACGCGGTTTCGGCCCTGTCCAGGCGCAAAGGCGCGGTGTTCGCCGACGGCACGCTCCTGGCCCCGGGAGGTCTGGCCCTGGAACAGGCCTTCGTGACCGCAAGCTCCATGATCTTCGCCTGCATGGTGAAGTTTTTTTCCGATTACCTGGCCCATGTCCGGGAAAACACCCTGCCCGCGGGCATGGAGGCGGCCATGGCCCGGGTCCTTGACGGCCTGGACGACCCGCCGCCGCCGCTTGCGGCTTTGTCCCTGGCCCGCGGCCCCTTTGCGGACGCCGCCCCGGCCCGGGCGGCCATGGCCCAGGCCGGGCGGCTCACGGTGCGGTGCGGGCTGGTGGATTCGGCCTTCGGCAACGTGTCCTGTCTTTTGGGGGACGTGCTGCACATAAGCCGCACCGGCGCGGCCCTGGACGAGCTTGAGGGACAGATCGACGCCTGCCCCCTGGACAACTCCTCCTGCGCGGCCCTGACCGCATCCAGCGAATTCGTGGCCCACGCCCGCATCGTGACCGAGACCACGGCCCGGGTGGTGCTCCACGGCCACCCCCTGTACAGCGTCATTTTGTCCATGGACTGCGGGGAGACGGACTGTCCGGATCGGGGGCGCTGCCATGTGGCCTGCCGCGCGGCCCGGTTTCTTTGGGACGCGCCCATCGTGCCCGGCGAGGTGGGCGGCGGCCCGCGCGGCCTGGCCCGGACCCTGCCGCCGGCCCTGGTCGGACGCCGGGCGGCAATGGTTTACGGGCACGGGCTTTTCGCCGTGGATCAAACGGATTTCAACGCGGCCTTCGCGGCCATGCTGGAGATCGAACGTCGCAGCCGGGACGAGGTCCTGGCCCGGGTCGGCGAGGCCTGA
- a CDS encoding FtsX-like permease family protein produces MTVRIALRNLMHDRIRLAVTLTGVIFAVVLIAVQGGLFVGFTTATSCVIENTEADVWVASRGVRNFDVTHPLRERKYHQVLSVPGVARAERFIVQFANWRKPEGGMESVEVVGFDLESGLGKPWAMSAGSIDALRVRDTVIIDELYLKKLGVTQLGQAVEISDRRARVVGLTRGIRSFTTSPYVFTSFENALEFTHLKSDQLTYVLVLADPGLDPRELRAAIAGAVDDVDVFTREEFAQKTKWYWMFTTGAGMALVIAACLGLVVGGVVVAQTLYATTMDHLPEFGTLRAMGAKNGYLYRIIMAQAVAAAFIGYFPGIALSHVLVHLAEKGGASIVLTGKMSVGLFFLTVIMCVAAAFVSIKRVTRIDPAMVFKGA; encoded by the coding sequence ATGACCGTCCGCATCGCCCTGCGCAATCTCATGCATGACCGCATCCGGCTGGCCGTGACCCTGACCGGGGTCATCTTCGCCGTGGTGCTCATCGCCGTCCAGGGCGGGCTTTTCGTGGGCTTCACCACGGCCACCTCCTGCGTCATCGAAAACACCGAGGCCGACGTGTGGGTGGCCTCCAGGGGCGTGCGCAACTTCGACGTCACCCATCCCCTGCGCGAGCGCAAGTACCACCAGGTCCTGTCGGTTCCGGGCGTGGCCCGGGCCGAGAGGTTCATCGTGCAGTTCGCCAACTGGCGAAAGCCCGAGGGTGGCATGGAGAGCGTGGAGGTGGTGGGCTTCGACCTGGAGTCGGGCCTGGGAAAGCCCTGGGCCATGTCCGCCGGGTCCATCGACGCCCTGCGCGTCAGGGACACGGTGATCATCGACGAACTGTACCTCAAAAAGCTCGGGGTCACGCAACTGGGGCAGGCCGTGGAGATAAGCGACCGCCGGGCCCGGGTGGTGGGGCTGACCCGGGGCATCCGGTCGTTTACCACCTCGCCCTACGTGTTCACCTCTTTTGAGAACGCCCTGGAGTTCACCCACTTGAAATCCGACCAGTTGACCTACGTCCTGGTCCTGGCCGACCCCGGCCTGGACCCCCGGGAGCTTCGCGCGGCCATCGCCGGGGCCGTGGACGACGTGGACGTGTTCACCCGGGAGGAGTTCGCCCAAAAGACCAAGTGGTACTGGATGTTCACCACGGGCGCGGGCATGGCCCTGGTCATCGCCGCCTGTCTGGGACTGGTGGTCGGCGGGGTGGTGGTGGCCCAGACCCTCTACGCCACGACCATGGACCACCTGCCGGAATTCGGCACCTTGCGGGCCATGGGGGCCAAAAACGGCTACCTGTACAGGATTATCATGGCCCAGGCCGTGGCCGCCGCGTTTATCGGCTATTTCCCGGGCATCGCCCTGAGCCACGTCCTGGTGCATTTGGCCGAGAAGGGCGGGGCCTCCATCGTTTTGACCGGGAAGATGTCCGTGGGGCTTTTTTTCCTGACGGTCATCATGTGCGTGGCCGCGGCCTTCGTGTCCATAAAAAGGGTGACCCGCATCGACCCGGCCATGGTCTTCAAGGGGGCGTAG
- a CDS encoding glycosyltransferase: MKTVHYRLSAYISHRTAGQAYIRALRLAGVPLADRPEDADVVILHDDPLNYPIILKNNPVMREKKLVAYSVWETQTLPERYLAPLALVDAIWTCSPFSRTAFHAAFDNVSLVPHIVERQKTSPEDLALVAGKLGRRADAFYFYTITDSVNPRKNLRGLLEVFLKNFLHDPDVFLVVKQHRHALDLSGLKNVIALNEIFTPSRMAALHQLCHCYASMHHCEAWGLPMSEALAVGNPVVATGYSGNMTYMSPDNSFPAGFTLAPVSEDMCRLIPLFTPAMRWADPDPGHFGHLMRTVRAMGGYDAATRRRVADSMLPYRAASIADILVERLR, from the coding sequence ATGAAGACGGTCCACTACCGCTTAAGCGCCTACATCAGCCACCGCACGGCCGGCCAGGCCTACATCCGGGCCCTGCGCCTAGCCGGCGTCCCCCTGGCGGACCGTCCCGAGGACGCCGACGTGGTCATCCTGCACGACGATCCCCTGAACTATCCGATCATTCTGAAAAACAACCCGGTCATGCGGGAAAAAAAGCTCGTGGCCTACAGCGTCTGGGAGACACAGACGCTTCCGGAACGGTACCTTGCGCCGCTGGCCCTGGTCGACGCCATCTGGACCTGCTCGCCCTTTTCCCGGACCGCGTTTCACGCGGCCTTCGACAACGTCTCCCTGGTGCCGCATATCGTCGAGAGGCAAAAAACCTCACCCGAGGATCTCGCGTTGGTCGCGGGAAAGCTCGGTCGCCGCGCCGATGCGTTTTATTTCTACACCATCACGGATTCCGTGAACCCGAGAAAAAACCTGCGCGGGCTTCTCGAGGTCTTCCTCAAAAACTTCCTTCACGATCCGGACGTGTTTTTGGTGGTCAAGCAGCACCGCCACGCCCTGGACCTGTCGGGCCTGAAAAACGTCATCGCCCTGAACGAAATCTTTACCCCGTCCCGGATGGCCGCCCTGCACCAGCTCTGCCACTGCTACGCGAGCATGCACCACTGCGAGGCCTGGGGACTGCCCATGTCCGAGGCCCTGGCCGTGGGCAATCCGGTGGTGGCCACGGGCTATTCCGGCAACATGACCTACATGTCCCCGGACAACAGCTTCCCGGCCGGGTTCACCCTGGCCCCCGTCTCCGAGGACATGTGCCGCCTGATTCCCCTTTTCACCCCGGCCATGCGCTGGGCCGACCCCGACCCGGGCCATTTCGGCCACCTGATGCGCACGGTGCGGGCCATGGGCGGCTACGACGCGGCCACGCGCCGCCGGGTGGCGGACTCCATGCTCCCCTACCGGGCCGCGTCGATCGCGGATATCCTGGTCGAACGGCTGCGCTGA
- a CDS encoding glycosyltransferase encodes MRIDLHVHSKHSTRPSQWFLQKLGCPESFTEPVRLYDIAKSRGMDMVTIADHNTIHGALEIAHLPDAFISEEITSYFPEDRCKVHVLALDINESIHADIQKVRENVFELVPYLREKGVAHVVAHPLYGVNDRLTVGHFEKMLLLFENFEVNGTRDAFQNDILSAVLAGLTSEDMERLAVKHDLEPVFEAPWIKRLTGGSDDHSSLNIASMYTEVPGATNLEEFLRGLRGGLARPGGRPSHPKAMAINLYAIAYQFYKSKFGFHKYVDKDLFLKFVDRFLSGNPEEKTGMVFRARTFLSGMARGGSPKPGGSLNDLFRGKAEELIHEDRRFLDQARRGIGRDVCLEEEWFRFVTRVSDKVLSHFTKNLLDQVSGANLFDIFQCVGSAGALYTVLGPYFVAYTVFTKDRGFCRRVAERFGAAIPGEAGRGLARDRGPGKKDRRTRMAHFTDTFSEVNGVALTLRMHLDMAGKHGKRLTIITCGQEGDMPGEGVMNFKAVGEYHLEEYPSQKFSYPPFLDMLEYVYEQGFTLLHSATPGPIGLAALVIARILKLPIHATYHTAIPQYARFLTGDDSMEELMWRFVVWYYNQMDAVFVPSASTGEELKAHGVAPEKIRTYPRGVDVDRFHPAKRNGFLAKRGIGDGVSLLYVGRVSREKNLHHLAEAFRGLSARRDGVNLVVVGDGPYLEEMRELMSGTRCHFTGCLDGEDLAEAFASSDLFVFPSTTDTFGNVVLEAQASGLPVVVSDQGGPCENVAHGVTGVVVPDMDAQNLEAVLDRLVADPGRIREMGAAARASMEGRSFDAAFLGAWELYKQAS; translated from the coding sequence ATGAGAATCGATCTGCACGTGCATTCCAAACACTCCACCCGGCCCTCCCAGTGGTTTCTGCAAAAGCTCGGCTGCCCCGAAAGCTTCACCGAGCCCGTGCGGCTCTACGACATCGCCAAATCCCGGGGCATGGACATGGTGACCATCGCCGACCACAACACCATACACGGAGCCCTGGAGATCGCCCACCTGCCCGACGCCTTCATCAGCGAGGAGATCACCAGCTACTTCCCCGAGGACCGCTGCAAGGTCCACGTCCTGGCCCTGGACATAAACGAATCCATCCACGCCGACATCCAGAAGGTCCGGGAAAACGTCTTCGAACTGGTGCCCTATCTGCGGGAGAAGGGGGTGGCCCACGTGGTGGCCCACCCGCTCTACGGCGTCAACGACAGGCTCACTGTGGGGCATTTCGAGAAGATGCTGCTTCTTTTTGAGAACTTCGAGGTCAACGGCACCCGCGACGCCTTCCAGAACGACATCCTGAGCGCCGTTCTGGCCGGGCTCACCAGCGAGGACATGGAGCGGCTGGCCGTGAAGCACGACCTGGAGCCCGTGTTCGAGGCCCCCTGGATCAAGCGCCTGACCGGCGGTTCCGACGACCATTCGTCCCTGAACATCGCCTCCATGTACACCGAGGTCCCGGGCGCGACGAATCTGGAGGAATTTCTGCGCGGCCTGCGCGGCGGCCTGGCCCGGCCCGGAGGGCGGCCCTCGCATCCCAAGGCCATGGCCATAAACCTCTACGCCATCGCCTACCAGTTCTACAAAAGCAAATTCGGCTTCCACAAGTACGTGGACAAGGACCTCTTTTTGAAATTCGTGGACCGCTTCCTGTCCGGAAATCCCGAGGAAAAAACCGGCATGGTGTTTCGGGCCCGGACCTTTCTGTCGGGAATGGCCAGAGGCGGTTCGCCCAAGCCCGGCGGCTCCCTCAACGACCTGTTCCGGGGCAAGGCCGAGGAGCTCATCCATGAGGATCGCCGCTTCCTGGACCAGGCCCGGCGCGGGATCGGCCGGGACGTGTGCCTGGAGGAGGAGTGGTTCCGGTTCGTCACCCGGGTCTCGGACAAGGTGCTCTCCCACTTTACCAAAAACCTCCTGGATCAGGTCAGCGGGGCCAACCTTTTCGACATCTTCCAGTGCGTGGGCTCCGCCGGGGCCCTCTATACGGTCCTTGGCCCCTACTTCGTGGCCTACACCGTGTTCACCAAGGACCGGGGATTCTGCCGCCGGGTGGCCGAACGCTTCGGCGCGGCCATTCCGGGCGAGGCCGGCCGGGGCCTGGCCAGGGACAGGGGACCGGGGAAAAAGGACCGCCGGACCAGGATGGCCCATTTCACCGACACCTTCTCCGAGGTCAACGGCGTGGCCTTGACCCTGCGCATGCACCTGGACATGGCCGGAAAACACGGCAAACGGCTGACCATCATCACCTGCGGCCAGGAAGGGGACATGCCCGGCGAGGGGGTCATGAACTTCAAGGCCGTGGGGGAATACCACCTGGAGGAATATCCGTCCCAGAAATTCTCCTATCCGCCGTTTCTGGACATGCTCGAATACGTCTACGAGCAGGGATTTACGCTTTTGCACTCGGCGACTCCCGGCCCCATCGGCCTGGCCGCCCTGGTCATCGCCCGCATCTTAAAGCTCCCCATCCACGCCACCTACCACACGGCCATTCCCCAATACGCCCGGTTTTTGACCGGCGACGATTCCATGGAGGAGCTCATGTGGCGGTTCGTGGTCTGGTACTACAACCAGATGGACGCGGTGTTCGTGCCCTCGGCCAGCACCGGGGAGGAGCTTAAGGCCCACGGCGTGGCCCCGGAAAAGATCCGGACCTACCCGCGCGGGGTGGACGTGGACCGTTTCCATCCGGCCAAGCGCAACGGGTTTCTGGCCAAGCGGGGGATCGGGGACGGGGTCAGCCTCTTGTACGTGGGCCGGGTGTCCCGGGAGAAAAACCTGCACCATCTGGCCGAGGCCTTTCGCGGCCTGTCCGCCAGACGCGACGGGGTGAACCTGGTGGTGGTGGGCGACGGGCCGTACCTGGAGGAGATGCGCGAGCTCATGAGCGGCACGCGCTGCCATTTCACCGGCTGCCTGGACGGCGAGGATCTGGCCGAGGCCTTCGCCTCGAGCGACCTGTTCGTGTTCCCCTCCACCACGGACACCTTCGGCAACGTGGTTCTGGAGGCCCAGGCCTCGGGACTGCCGGTGGTGGTCTCGGACCAGGGCGGCCCGTGCGAGAACGTCGCTCACGGGGTCACCGGCGTGGTGGTCCCGGACATGGACGCCCAAAACCTCGAGGCCGTTCTGGACAGGCTTGTGGCCGATCCGGGGCGCATCCGGGAGATGGGCGCGGCGGCCCGGGCCAGCATGGAGGGCCGCTCCTTCGACGCGGCCTTTCTCGGGGCCTGGGAGCTCTACAAGCAGGCCTCGTAG